From a single Miltoncostaea oceani genomic region:
- a CDS encoding DNA methyltransferase encodes MRLEALPGYHRALTFGGDARPGSALLFGDNLRSLEALERQAAAQGVPAPLSACYTDPPYNTGEQWELPSGVVAYDDSWTDDAEFYAFLRPRLAAVHRLLSPSASVYVHIDVRISPYIRVMLDEIFGGGCFRNQITRIKCNPKNFSRRAYGSVTDVICFYSRTPAAPGPDPMYWGDARAAWSPGELDRLYPKTDADGRRYATTPLHAKGRTLNGPTGEAWRGLMPPEGKHWRRPPADLEELDQAGRIEWSSTGNPREIIYADESAGRRLQDLWTFKDPGVKRSRYPTQKPLEMLEMLVRQSSPEGGLVLDPFAGSGSTLVAAERNGRAWIGCDQGHPSLAASLGALASDERAAFSLWLPDTEMLAGPAPFDVRVEDGMLILPAGADESLTLVAGVDLSTSRADALHRHGGHWHLTADQSAPARVLLVREDGVRTIASVTPRTSS; translated from the coding sequence ATGCGGTTGGAGGCGCTACCCGGATACCACCGGGCACTGACATTCGGCGGTGACGCGCGCCCGGGGAGCGCCCTCCTGTTCGGCGACAACCTGCGCTCCCTCGAGGCCCTGGAGCGCCAGGCCGCGGCCCAGGGTGTCCCGGCCCCGCTCTCCGCCTGCTACACGGACCCCCCGTACAACACCGGCGAGCAGTGGGAGCTGCCGAGCGGCGTGGTCGCCTATGACGACTCGTGGACCGATGATGCGGAGTTCTATGCGTTCCTGCGTCCCCGCCTCGCCGCCGTCCACCGGCTGCTGTCTCCGAGCGCGAGCGTCTACGTGCACATCGACGTGCGGATCAGCCCCTACATCCGGGTGATGCTCGACGAGATCTTCGGTGGGGGCTGCTTCCGCAACCAGATCACCCGTATCAAGTGCAACCCGAAGAACTTCTCCCGGCGCGCCTACGGGAGCGTGACCGACGTCATCTGCTTCTACTCGCGGACGCCGGCCGCCCCAGGGCCGGATCCCATGTACTGGGGGGACGCACGCGCGGCGTGGTCGCCGGGCGAGCTCGATCGTCTCTACCCCAAGACCGATGCCGATGGCCGGCGATACGCGACGACGCCCCTCCACGCCAAGGGCCGGACTCTCAATGGACCGACCGGGGAGGCCTGGCGTGGCCTGATGCCGCCTGAGGGCAAGCACTGGCGCCGGCCGCCGGCGGACCTGGAGGAGCTCGACCAGGCCGGCCGGATCGAATGGTCATCCACCGGTAACCCGCGGGAGATCATCTACGCCGACGAGAGCGCCGGGCGCCGTCTCCAGGATCTCTGGACCTTCAAGGACCCCGGTGTCAAGCGCAGTCGCTACCCGACCCAGAAGCCGCTCGAGATGCTCGAGATGCTCGTCCGCCAGTCCTCGCCCGAGGGCGGCCTGGTGCTCGACCCGTTCGCGGGCTCCGGTTCAACACTCGTTGCCGCCGAGCGCAACGGGCGGGCGTGGATCGGCTGCGACCAGGGCCATCCCTCCCTGGCGGCCAGCCTCGGCGCTCTGGCCTCCGACGAACGTGCCGCCTTCTCGCTCTGGCTCCCCGACACCGAGATGCTCGCCGGCCCGGCGCCCTTCGATGTCCGCGTCGAGGACGGGATGCTCATCCTTCCCGCAGGGGCGGATGAATCCCTGACACTGGTGGCCGGCGTCGACCTCTCCACGAGTCGCGCGGACGCGCTCCATCGTCACGGTGGGCACTGGCATCTGACGGCGGATCAGTCCGCGCCGGCGCGGGTCCTGCTCGTTCGTGAGGATGGGGTTCGCACTATCGCGTCGGTAACACCCAGAACCTCCAGCTAG
- a CDS encoding CHAP domain-containing protein encodes MSDTWGIANRTCASFAAFRLSRDGVPIGDSRLKVILGAQSYAELDALVAVSDGARVGQAPSRGALILWMEGEKIYSPDSPFDDGSIGEAGPGGHVAYIESVDQAGNITVEDYSASTGSWSSLVVSLETGAVVHFPASLPPRLSPAPPPSSNTPARPPVPPVEPPTQREIPTQGGLDAPAVLWPTAVMTTVRVPRAGVMAAQMVKGTQRVALSPRRVRAGANALSWPRPARIGVGKWRLILRYRANNGVGRVTTKFITVRPAPVSKSQVSTSGGRIAVSLTSRARGVAKASLVRNGKRTALASRSVRANRSTITWNPSARGSYVLEVRVSSTGRADSLVRSRITLR; translated from the coding sequence ATGTCCGACACCTGGGGCATCGCGAACCGCACCTGCGCCTCGTTCGCGGCCTTTCGCCTCAGCCGCGACGGCGTCCCGATCGGTGATTCGCGCCTGAAGGTGATCCTCGGCGCCCAGAGCTACGCCGAGCTCGACGCACTTGTCGCCGTCAGCGACGGTGCGCGGGTCGGTCAGGCTCCGAGCCGCGGTGCGCTCATCCTCTGGATGGAGGGCGAGAAGATCTACAGCCCCGACTCCCCGTTCGACGACGGCTCGATCGGTGAGGCCGGCCCGGGCGGGCACGTCGCCTACATCGAGTCCGTCGATCAGGCGGGGAACATCACAGTCGAGGACTACAGCGCGAGCACCGGCTCCTGGAGCTCGCTGGTCGTGTCCTTGGAGACCGGTGCGGTCGTCCACTTCCCCGCCAGCCTTCCTCCGAGACTGTCTCCCGCCCCTCCGCCCTCGAGCAACACTCCTGCGCGTCCTCCGGTCCCGCCCGTCGAGCCCCCCACCCAGCGTGAGATCCCGACCCAGGGTGGTCTCGACGCGCCGGCCGTTCTCTGGCCGACCGCGGTCATGACCACCGTCCGGGTCCCCCGCGCCGGTGTCATGGCAGCCCAGATGGTCAAGGGAACCCAGCGCGTCGCCCTCAGCCCGCGCCGGGTGCGCGCGGGTGCCAACGCCCTCAGCTGGCCGCGCCCGGCCCGCATCGGTGTGGGCAAGTGGCGCCTGATCCTGCGCTACCGCGCAAACAACGGCGTGGGCCGCGTGACGACCAAGTTCATCACCGTCCGCCCCGCCCCGGTCTCCAAGAGCCAGGTCAGCACCTCGGGCGGCCGTATCGCTGTCTCGCTCACCTCCCGCGCGCGTGGTGTCGCCAAGGCGAGCCTTGTCCGCAACGGCAAGCGGACGGCTCTGGCCTCGCGCTCGGTCCGCGCGAACCGGTCCACGATCACCTGGAACCCGTCGGCTCGGGGCTCCTACGTCCTCGAGGTCCGCGTCAGTTCCACGGGCCGGGCGGACTCGCTCGTGCGCAGCCGCATCACGCTGCGCTGA
- a CDS encoding CPBP family intramembrane glutamic endopeptidase, protein MNVPRPSISGRLLGVILITHLGLLVASLLLNQSFLIGTGNIIRVTLPALCLIALVQVVALSRSGCGAQIGLRKPIALTWLLGLPLGFVIVSIALQGGFLNIRDIDAQTMLIFLTAIVLIGFIEEITFRGFLFTYLSERYPDAITVVVSSVLFGVAHAIALVGGSAALGTLTQIAGTTLFGLLLGILRLRSGSLVLGIALHIGWNFAVLSGKPMSPFVEPVFVQLAGGVFLVGLAAAVGLTVAYRLSRRSTPRMP, encoded by the coding sequence GTGAACGTCCCCCGACCGAGTATCAGCGGGCGCCTGCTCGGCGTCATCCTCATCACCCATCTTGGTCTGCTGGTGGCGAGCCTGCTTCTCAACCAGTCCTTCCTGATCGGCACCGGCAACATCATCCGCGTCACCCTGCCGGCGCTCTGCCTGATCGCGCTCGTCCAGGTCGTGGCCCTGTCGCGCAGCGGATGTGGGGCACAGATCGGCCTTCGTAAGCCGATCGCGCTGACATGGCTGCTGGGTCTGCCGCTCGGCTTCGTGATCGTCTCGATCGCGCTCCAGGGCGGGTTCCTCAACATCAGAGACATCGACGCCCAGACCATGCTGATCTTCCTGACCGCGATCGTCCTGATCGGGTTCATCGAGGAGATCACCTTCCGCGGATTCCTCTTCACCTACCTCTCCGAGCGGTATCCGGACGCGATCACCGTGGTGGTCAGCTCGGTGCTCTTCGGCGTCGCACACGCGATCGCGCTCGTCGGTGGCTCCGCCGCTCTCGGCACCCTCACCCAGATCGCGGGAACTACGCTCTTCGGGCTCCTGCTCGGGATCCTCCGGCTCCGAAGCGGCTCCCTGGTCCTCGGGATCGCCCTCCACATCGGGTGGAACTTCGCCGTCCTGTCGGGGAAGCCGATGAGCCCGTTCGTCGAGCCGGTCTTCGTCCAGCTCGCAGGCGGGGTCTTCCTGGTCGGGCTGGCTGCCGCGGTCGGCCTGACCGTGGCCTACCGGCTCAGCCGCCGCAGCACACCGCGGATGCCCTGA
- a CDS encoding macro domain-containing protein, whose protein sequence is MTFTPRQGDLLADHATALVCPTNTVGVMGAGLARQFRDRFPGLEADYRKACRAGVHTPAQPFIWGTGEQTVLCLATKRHFRDPSRVEDVQSALTALAAWMGAQQEPVSVAISAIGCGLGGLSWIRQVRPLIEPALCDVPGELRVYAPWAPG, encoded by the coding sequence ATGACCTTCACGCCCCGCCAGGGCGATCTGCTTGCCGATCACGCGACAGCACTCGTCTGCCCGACCAACACGGTCGGCGTCATGGGCGCCGGGCTCGCGCGCCAGTTCCGTGATCGCTTCCCGGGCCTCGAGGCGGACTACAGGAAGGCCTGTCGCGCCGGTGTGCATACGCCCGCGCAGCCGTTCATCTGGGGCACTGGCGAACAGACGGTGCTCTGCCTGGCGACCAAGCGCCACTTCCGGGATCCGTCGCGGGTCGAGGATGTCCAGAGCGCCCTCACGGCCCTCGCCGCATGGATGGGAGCCCAGCAGGAGCCGGTGAGCGTCGCCATCTCGGCGATCGGATGCGGACTCGGTGGGCTCTCATGGATACGCCAGGTACGCCCCCTGATCGAGCCGGCGCTCTGCGATGTCCCGGGTGAGCTGCGCGTCTACGCCCCCTGGGCCCCCGGCTGA
- a CDS encoding bifunctional diguanylate cyclase/phosphohydrolase, with product MPVRSKRRRRFPLISGVVLYILGLAAVGVHLSLSLREDPSEWVSVLYCVILFAAASAIGARSIWIRDDERLAWALMGIAIGLGASSELLRTIILPADGTSGAMFAQIAWLTWIPCLAVGAAVLVRGYLSKVSLVAFLDMMASALVLAAVAAIAFSGLSSESSGRSDGVGLWYPVGEIFLLGLLTAFVVIGKVRFDARWLLVGAALAFAAVADAFYLVADDRQLTHQATAVQSMWAASALMLTGASWLRSSRRLAPVAGAVRISAVAGALALAVILADHFLRLDAMPLLIAGAALSLVITRLALSLSINERLLENLGRREAEQQALRRIATAVADQRGTSDVFKAIAHEAGGLLGVGSVRVVRFRRDAPQVVASWPEHGFFADLGKAGGEVAAAVLRQGESARHRSRGRVVLDQFRLAVPADQARPPALGIPIWVGNQLWGALITLGRPGGSIAHPLEDSLARFAELAGIAITSAQSRELLESRANSDPLTGLANHRAFYEFLQVRIDRARAAGGNVAVAMIDLDHFKEINDNHGHAVGDQVLTWLSAILSRSIREGDLVARVGGEEFAFCFPNTDAATAQRIVDQVRESISAEPFGPVGFLHASAGVSDLRTGAEIETIVSQCDDALYWAKWQGRNASFVYTPDVMKKLSSEEQARLQLRSQALAGLRALARAVDAKDSLTLAHSERVSELSVMIARKLGWDLRAQSRMRDAARLHDVGKIGVPDAILFKDGPLDAQERGRVETHVSLGAEIAGEVLDAEQVSWIRHHHENWDGSGYAAGLQAEAIPLGARIISVADVWDVITSKRSYKQAGPPELALAEMRRCAGSQFDPELVDTLLGVLAEAGVVSDEEREAEAVAAPAG from the coding sequence GTGCCCGTTCGATCGAAGAGGCGACGCCGGTTCCCGCTGATCAGCGGGGTGGTGCTCTACATCCTCGGGCTCGCCGCAGTCGGGGTCCACCTGTCGCTGAGCCTGCGGGAGGACCCCTCCGAATGGGTGAGCGTCCTCTACTGCGTGATCCTGTTCGCCGCCGCGAGCGCGATCGGCGCCCGGTCGATCTGGATCCGCGACGACGAGCGTCTCGCCTGGGCCCTGATGGGCATCGCGATCGGCCTCGGCGCGAGCAGCGAGCTCCTTCGGACGATCATCCTCCCGGCGGATGGGACATCGGGCGCCATGTTCGCCCAGATCGCCTGGCTCACATGGATCCCATGCCTCGCGGTCGGAGCGGCCGTGCTCGTGCGCGGATACCTCTCGAAGGTCTCCCTGGTCGCCTTCCTCGACATGATGGCGAGCGCCCTCGTGCTCGCCGCGGTTGCGGCGATCGCATTCTCGGGCCTCTCCTCGGAGTCATCGGGACGATCCGACGGGGTCGGGCTCTGGTATCCGGTCGGCGAGATCTTCCTCCTCGGGCTTCTCACTGCGTTCGTGGTGATCGGCAAGGTCCGGTTCGACGCGCGCTGGCTACTGGTCGGGGCGGCTCTCGCCTTCGCGGCGGTCGCTGACGCCTTCTACCTGGTCGCCGACGACCGCCAGCTGACGCATCAGGCTACCGCCGTCCAGTCCATGTGGGCGGCGTCTGCCCTAATGCTGACCGGTGCCTCGTGGCTGAGGAGCTCGCGCCGGCTCGCGCCGGTCGCCGGCGCTGTGAGGATAAGCGCGGTCGCCGGCGCCCTGGCCCTCGCGGTCATCCTCGCCGACCACTTCCTGCGCCTCGATGCGATGCCGCTGCTGATCGCCGGTGCGGCCCTCTCGCTGGTCATCACCCGCTTGGCACTGTCGCTGTCGATCAACGAGCGCCTGCTCGAGAACCTCGGCAGACGAGAGGCAGAACAGCAGGCTCTTCGTCGCATCGCCACCGCAGTCGCTGACCAGCGCGGCACCTCGGATGTCTTCAAGGCGATCGCTCATGAGGCCGGGGGGCTGCTCGGCGTCGGATCGGTGCGGGTCGTCCGTTTCCGGCGCGACGCCCCCCAGGTCGTCGCGAGCTGGCCCGAGCATGGCTTCTTCGCCGATCTCGGAAAGGCCGGTGGTGAGGTGGCAGCGGCGGTGCTCCGCCAGGGCGAGAGCGCCCGGCACCGCTCACGCGGCCGGGTCGTCCTCGACCAGTTCCGTCTCGCTGTGCCCGCAGACCAGGCGCGGCCGCCGGCGCTGGGGATCCCGATCTGGGTCGGTAACCAGCTGTGGGGCGCCCTGATCACCCTGGGGAGGCCCGGGGGGTCGATCGCCCATCCACTCGAGGACAGCCTCGCGCGTTTCGCCGAGCTCGCCGGCATCGCGATCACCAGTGCCCAGTCGCGGGAGCTGCTCGAGTCCCGGGCCAACTCGGACCCGCTGACAGGCCTCGCGAACCACCGTGCCTTCTATGAGTTCCTCCAGGTGCGGATCGACCGGGCGCGGGCGGCCGGCGGCAACGTCGCCGTCGCGATGATCGACCTGGACCACTTCAAGGAGATCAACGACAACCACGGCCACGCCGTCGGCGATCAGGTCCTGACGTGGTTGTCGGCGATCCTCTCGAGGAGCATCCGCGAGGGTGATCTCGTCGCGCGTGTCGGCGGCGAGGAGTTTGCCTTCTGCTTCCCGAACACCGACGCCGCCACCGCTCAGCGGATCGTCGACCAGGTCCGGGAGAGCATCAGCGCGGAGCCCTTCGGACCGGTCGGCTTCCTGCACGCCTCGGCGGGGGTCTCCGACCTGCGCACCGGCGCCGAGATCGAGACCATCGTCTCCCAGTGCGACGACGCCCTCTACTGGGCCAAGTGGCAGGGCCGCAACGCCTCGTTCGTCTACACCCCCGACGTCATGAAGAAGCTGTCCTCCGAGGAGCAGGCGCGTCTGCAGCTGCGCAGTCAGGCGCTCGCCGGCCTGCGGGCCCTCGCCCGCGCCGTGGACGCCAAGGACTCGCTGACCCTCGCCCACTCGGAGCGGGTCAGCGAGCTCTCGGTGATGATCGCCCGGAAGCTCGGTTGGGATCTTCGAGCGCAATCCCGAATGCGCGACGCTGCGCGCCTCCACGACGTCGGCAAGATCGGTGTCCCCGACGCGATCCTGTTCAAGGACGGACCCCTCGACGCACAGGAGCGGGGGCGCGTGGAGACCCACGTCTCACTCGGGGCCGAGATCGCCGGCGAGGTCCTCGACGCCGAGCAGGTGAGCTGGATCCGCCATCACCACGAGAACTGGGACGGCTCGGGCTACGCGGCCGGCCTCCAGGCGGAGGCGATCCCACTCGGCGCCCGCATCATCTCGGTCGCCGACGTCTGGGATGTGATCACCAGCAAGCGCAGCTACAAGCAGGCGGGCCCACCCGAGCTCGCTCTCGCGGAGATGCGCCGCTGTGCCGGGTCTCAGTTCGACCCCGAGCTCGTGGACACTCTGCTCGGGGTTCTCGCCGAGGCGGGGGTCGTCAGCGACGAAGAGCGAGAGGCAGAAGCCGTCGCGGCACCGGCCGGGTGA
- a CDS encoding M23 family metallopeptidase, translating into MSTRARSALLFTAVALFAFTGQGAAADVQDTRAYLQTFGSAPSSVPHKKLLWPVKPFARPVPIRSTFGEPRSIVMDRHGLKGYAFHEYLYSLNQVSAPGRRMIHDGIDLVIPRGTLVYSLENGRARLGGIKPFAAWVQVGNFRYEHIRSLVKPGQKVIAFKTPIGRIITPDHHLHLTRYHRGKAINPLAFGGFVGYKDMLAPRVSDPLFYGADGVRLDPANLSGRIAIAVKTSDPQSQASLAPLTSRGLIKSGQLRDLRLFGPATHAGTGVYGLSYAIEDELGTPVMGPYDVYRADGIVNQFIGDRLYTVASNRNDFVHHIWTRLSLRSPDGDGYLDTGMLAPGNYRVRVAARDVVGNLTTEFFPITIAPR; encoded by the coding sequence ATGTCCACCCGCGCTCGCAGCGCCCTACTCTTCACCGCAGTCGCCCTCTTCGCCTTCACAGGCCAGGGAGCCGCAGCCGACGTACAGGACACACGTGCGTACCTCCAGACGTTCGGCTCTGCGCCGTCGTCAGTCCCTCACAAGAAGCTGCTGTGGCCGGTCAAGCCGTTCGCCCGTCCGGTGCCGATCCGCTCGACCTTCGGGGAGCCGCGCAGCATCGTCATGGACCGGCACGGCCTGAAGGGCTATGCCTTCCACGAGTATCTCTACTCGCTGAACCAGGTCTCCGCTCCGGGTCGGCGGATGATCCACGACGGCATCGACCTCGTCATCCCGCGGGGGACGCTGGTCTACTCGCTCGAGAACGGGCGCGCCCGGCTCGGTGGCATCAAGCCGTTCGCGGCATGGGTCCAGGTCGGCAACTTCCGCTACGAGCACATCCGCTCGCTGGTGAAGCCGGGACAGAAGGTGATCGCCTTCAAGACGCCGATCGGCAGGATCATCACCCCTGACCACCACCTTCACCTGACGCGCTACCACCGCGGCAAGGCGATCAACCCGCTCGCCTTCGGTGGGTTCGTCGGCTACAAGGACATGCTGGCCCCCCGGGTCTCGGACCCGCTGTTCTACGGGGCGGATGGCGTCCGCCTGGATCCCGCGAACCTGAGCGGCCGGATCGCCATCGCCGTCAAGACGAGCGACCCACAGAGCCAGGCGTCCCTGGCCCCGCTGACCTCTCGCGGGCTGATCAAGAGCGGCCAGCTGCGTGACCTGCGTCTCTTCGGGCCTGCCACGCACGCGGGCACGGGGGTGTACGGCCTCAGCTACGCGATCGAGGACGAGCTCGGGACCCCTGTCATGGGCCCGTATGACGTCTACCGCGCCGACGGCATCGTCAACCAGTTCATCGGCGATCGTCTCTACACCGTGGCCTCGAACCGCAACGACTTCGTCCACCACATCTGGACGCGTCTGAGCCTGCGGAGCCCGGACGGGGACGGCTACCTGGACACCGGCATGCTGGCGCCGGGGAACTACCGGGTGAGGGTCGCGGCGCGCGACGTCGTCGGGAACCTCACGACTGAGTTCTTCCCGATCACCATCGCCCCGCGCTGA
- a CDS encoding MraY family glycosyltransferase, protein MAHLLGLVAVATLCLGLTLLWSIVAGPLGMMAHPGGRHGHRRATPRAGAGLIVGLGVAIIASGLPEGPIICAGLAVSLALGLADDRWVLHAGAKLGGQVCAAAVPVIAGGLGPGSVSLPGLDVVDLSSARAPIWILAIVVVMNIINLIDGHDGLACGLVAIGAATMTCLTLVDGRPQDILLPAILGAGAMSFLALNLPPARIFLGDQGSLGLGYLLAVAAIVSSSKTGAALGIAGATMAMLVPAADALAVAIHRLRQGKRIWTADRTHVHHRLLRRGADDWRVLWTCWAVASCWGVFAVGLRVWPPESSGEIILAAMACLGLCAGSASSLGLSWRRSVPSHPIGIQNL, encoded by the coding sequence GTGGCTCATCTGCTCGGACTCGTCGCGGTCGCGACCCTCTGCCTCGGGCTGACGCTCCTGTGGAGCATCGTCGCCGGGCCGCTCGGGATGATGGCCCACCCGGGCGGCCGCCACGGTCACCGCCGGGCGACCCCGCGCGCCGGCGCCGGCCTGATCGTTGGCCTCGGGGTGGCGATCATCGCCAGCGGGCTCCCTGAGGGCCCGATCATCTGCGCGGGTCTGGCGGTCAGCCTGGCTCTCGGCCTCGCCGACGATCGCTGGGTCCTCCACGCCGGCGCGAAGCTCGGCGGACAGGTGTGCGCCGCAGCCGTGCCGGTGATCGCCGGGGGCCTCGGCCCGGGATCGGTCTCGCTGCCGGGCCTGGACGTCGTGGACCTGTCGTCAGCGCGCGCACCGATCTGGATCCTCGCGATCGTCGTCGTCATGAACATCATCAACCTGATCGACGGGCACGATGGCCTTGCGTGCGGCCTCGTCGCGATCGGTGCGGCGACGATGACCTGCCTCACCCTCGTGGACGGCCGGCCGCAGGACATCCTCCTGCCGGCGATCCTCGGAGCCGGGGCGATGTCATTCCTGGCCCTGAACCTCCCGCCGGCCCGCATCTTCCTCGGCGATCAGGGCTCCCTTGGGCTCGGCTACCTGCTGGCGGTGGCGGCGATCGTCAGCTCATCGAAGACCGGGGCGGCGCTCGGGATCGCGGGAGCGACGATGGCGATGCTGGTTCCCGCGGCCGACGCCCTGGCGGTTGCGATCCACCGGCTCCGCCAGGGAAAGAGGATCTGGACGGCCGACCGCACGCACGTCCATCACCGCCTGCTGCGCCGAGGGGCTGATGACTGGCGTGTCCTCTGGACCTGCTGGGCCGTTGCGAGCTGCTGGGGTGTCTTCGCAGTGGGGCTGCGCGTATGGCCCCCTGAGAGCTCCGGCGAGATCATCCTGGCCGCCATGGCCTGCCTCGGGCTGTGTGCCGGTAGTGCGTCATCGCTCGGCCTCTCCTGGCGTCGAAGCGTTCCCTCACACCCGATCGGCATCCAGAACCTCTAG
- a CDS encoding AAA family ATPase, giving the protein MTTAAASVPEIILTGGPCAGKSSALSYLSERLSDWGFRPLVIPEMATFLISNAYPDIARMMETDWPRFIAFQGSLVRMQRAVRAEYLRIAETFHDQRPVILADRAEIDGMAFIGKEQFCEVLAAEGLTLAQIRDSYTAVFHLTTAADGAREHYTLANNTARRESAEQAIEVDRRTLQSWVGHPHLRVIPNGPGGFEAKLAHLAGEIAHTLGVPVPLEIERKFLLSEAPSAFDPVLAQAVTLEIEQIYLEIGAANETRIRRRAQDGAATYSICEKRQISSDSVVREERERLISANEYHALAMSQKPGTVTIRKRRHCFVHNGQYLELDEFLTPRRIWMLEVELTDQAASLDLPESFQIDREVTEDGCFRNSFLARAS; this is encoded by the coding sequence ATGACGACAGCCGCCGCCTCCGTGCCCGAGATCATCCTGACCGGAGGGCCCTGTGCGGGTAAGTCATCGGCGCTCAGCTACCTCAGCGAACGGCTGTCGGATTGGGGCTTCCGTCCCCTGGTGATCCCGGAGATGGCAACCTTCCTGATCTCGAACGCCTACCCGGACATCGCCCGGATGATGGAGACCGACTGGCCCCGGTTCATCGCGTTCCAGGGCAGTCTGGTGCGGATGCAGCGCGCCGTGCGCGCCGAGTACCTGCGCATCGCCGAGACCTTCCACGACCAGCGCCCGGTGATCCTGGCCGACCGTGCGGAAATCGACGGTATGGCCTTCATCGGCAAGGAGCAGTTTTGCGAGGTCCTCGCAGCGGAGGGCCTGACCCTCGCTCAGATCCGCGACAGCTACACCGCCGTCTTCCACCTGACGACCGCCGCGGACGGTGCCCGCGAGCACTACACCCTGGCCAACAACACGGCGCGCCGCGAGTCGGCCGAGCAGGCGATCGAGGTCGACCGGCGCACCCTGCAGTCCTGGGTGGGCCACCCGCACCTGCGGGTGATCCCGAACGGCCCGGGGGGCTTCGAGGCCAAGTTGGCGCACCTGGCCGGCGAGATCGCCCACACCCTCGGCGTGCCGGTGCCCCTGGAGATCGAGCGCAAGTTCCTCCTGTCCGAGGCGCCGAGCGCCTTCGATCCCGTCCTCGCCCAGGCGGTGACGCTGGAGATCGAGCAGATCTACCTGGAGATCGGCGCCGCCAACGAGACCCGCATCCGGCGTCGCGCGCAGGACGGGGCCGCCACCTACTCGATCTGTGAGAAGCGCCAGATCAGCTCCGACTCCGTGGTGCGCGAGGAGCGCGAGAGGTTGATCAGCGCGAACGAGTACCACGCGCTTGCGATGAGCCAGAAGCCCGGGACGGTCACGATCCGAAAGCGCCGCCACTGCTTCGTCCACAACGGCCAGTACCTCGAGCTGGATGAGTTCCTCACGCCGCGTCGCATCTGGATGCTCGAGGTCGAGCTGACCGATCAGGCCGCATCCCTCGACCTACCGGAGTCCTTTCAGATCGACCGAGAGGTCACCGAGGACGGTTGCTTCCGCAACTCGTTCCTCGCGCGCGCATCCTGA
- a CDS encoding peptidylprolyl isomerase has protein sequence MSPHRSAALAFLAVVLIGGVIGLMAGLGAFDRSGELGDGVVAKVGETAITRESYDGAIAQYRAQLESSGEDAPAEGSDEDKMLRSRLLQDLILREVYRVEALECGKPCLITEKKIDAEIDMIIEQNFEGQKAAFERFLSTTGLAEKDARDQVAAFLRLGALQKFHGGKATRTLADAREYYAANPAEFLQPAALNVSHILVENEAAAIAARARLVAGEDFGALAKELSTDTGSAQQAGRLGAFQEGQFVPAFEAAVKELEDGELSEPVMTQFGWHLITAERTPERTLPFSDVRRSLLENLRQQEVADRVESWQSAVLEKWKAMISYDASIDDPFVVAERAAAEAEAEAERAQTTTAPTP, from the coding sequence ATGTCACCTCACCGCTCCGCCGCACTCGCGTTCCTCGCTGTCGTCCTCATCGGCGGTGTCATCGGCCTGATGGCTGGACTCGGCGCCTTCGACCGCTCCGGCGAGCTCGGCGACGGCGTCGTGGCGAAGGTCGGTGAGACGGCGATCACTCGCGAGTCATACGACGGGGCGATCGCCCAGTACCGTGCCCAGCTCGAATCGTCGGGTGAGGACGCGCCGGCCGAGGGCTCGGACGAGGACAAGATGCTGCGCAGCCGCCTCCTCCAGGATCTGATCCTGCGTGAGGTCTATCGCGTCGAGGCGCTGGAGTGCGGCAAGCCGTGCCTGATCACCGAGAAGAAGATCGACGCCGAGATCGACATGATCATCGAGCAGAACTTCGAAGGCCAGAAGGCGGCTTTCGAGAGGTTCCTCTCGACCACCGGGCTTGCTGAGAAGGACGCGCGCGACCAGGTCGCGGCCTTCCTGCGCCTGGGGGCGCTCCAGAAGTTCCACGGTGGCAAGGCCACCCGCACGCTCGCCGACGCCCGCGAGTACTACGCCGCGAACCCCGCCGAGTTCCTCCAGCCGGCTGCGCTGAACGTCAGCCACATCCTGGTCGAGAACGAGGCTGCAGCCATCGCGGCGCGGGCCCGTCTGGTCGCCGGCGAGGACTTCGGCGCCCTCGCCAAGGAGCTCTCCACCGACACCGGCAGCGCGCAGCAGGCCGGACGCCTCGGCGCCTTTCAGGAGGGCCAGTTCGTCCCGGCCTTCGAGGCGGCCGTCAAGGAGCTCGAGGACGGTGAGCTCTCCGAGCCCGTGATGACCCAGTTCGGCTGGCACCTGATCACCGCCGAGCGGACGCCCGAGCGGACGCTGCCGTTCTCCGATGTGCGCAGGTCGTTGCTGGAGAACCTGCGCCAGCAGGAGGTCGCCGATCGGGTGGAGTCCTGGCAGTCCGCGGTGCTCGAGAAGTGGAAGGCGATGATCTCCTACGACGCCTCGATCGATGACCCGTTTGTCGTCGCCGAGCGCGCGGCGGCTGAGGCAGAGGCCGAGGCCGAGCGCGCCCAGACGACGACGGCCCCCACCCCCTGA